In one Cyprinus carpio isolate SPL01 chromosome B2, ASM1834038v1, whole genome shotgun sequence genomic region, the following are encoded:
- the LOC122136270 gene encoding transcription cofactor HES-6-like — MAPASRSNRHEEDYFGIKDRKTRKPLVEKKRRARINESLQELRLLLADPDPQIKMENAEVLEMTVRRVESILQNKAKEADSVNREANERFAAGYIQCMHEHTFVSSCPGIDATIAADLLNHLLECMPLNDEDRFQEILSDLLSDSSNCGTWPGEATYAALSPGDRSVVSAAPLILSPAPSTTSSDDLCSDLDDTYTEHSRVSVDASEQAPCRTVNLSKSMWRPW, encoded by the exons ATGGCCCCTGCGTCCCGCAGCAACAGACACGAGGAGGACTATTTCGGAATAAAAGACAGAAAG ACGAGGAAGCCGCTGGTGGAGAAAAAGAGACGCGCCCGCATCAATGAAAGTTTACAGGAGCTGAGGCTACTGCTAGCCGACCCGGAT ccgCAGATAAAAATGGAGAATGCCGAGGTGTTGGAAATGACCGTGAGGCGCGTGGAAAGTATCCTGCAAAACAAAGCGAAGG AAGCTGACAGCGTGAACCGCGAGGCTAACGAGCGGTTCGCCGCGGGATACATCCAGTGCATGCATGAGCACACCTTCGTGTCCAGCTGTCCAGGAATCGACGCGACCATCGCCGCCGACCTGCTCAACCACCTCCTGGAGTGCATGCCTCTGAACGACGAGGATCGCTTTCAGGAAATCCTGTCAGATCTCCTGTCGGACTCTAGTAACTGTGGCACTTGGCCTGGCGAGGCGACGTACGCCGCGTTGTCGCCCGGAGACAGGAGCGTGGTCAGCGCGGCTCCTCTGATCTTGTCCCCggccccctccaccacctccagcGATGACCTTTGCTCTGACTTGGATGACACGTACACGGAGCACAGCCGGGTCTCGGTGGACGCCAGCGAACAAGCGCCATGCCGCACCGTCAATCTCTCCAAGTCCATGTGGAGACCTTGGTAG